TTCAAGATGTCGCCACTAACCTCTAAGCAAATAAACTACCAATTTTTACTCCTCACACATATGGTGTGTGCTGATGAGCAGATTCACAGCGAAGAAGCAAAGGTGCTGCGAGAGTTAGCACAAAATACGAACATGGGAACACATACCATCGAAGAGATGGAGAAAATATTGAGTCAAGATGAAAACTTTGTATCTGTTGAGAATGTAGCACGTCAAATCCAACAGAGTGAGCAAAGTGAGGCAATGCGACAGATAATAGCTATTGCCTATATTGACGGTTATTTTTCACCATTAGAACGGGAGATGGCAGACCATATTGCAAAAATTTGGAACTGGTCGAATTCAGAAATCGAAAGGTTGCTGGAACAAACCGAAAAATTAGACAGAGTTAAACGCACTACTGACAATAGAGACGAATCAGAATTATCTGTGGGTGCGCGTCTTTTAAAGGGGGTAGATTCGGTTTTATCTCGCGCATTAGTAGATAATTTAGCAAAAGTTGCTCCTGAAAATCTTGGACGTAGAATTGAGCAATTGCGGAAGGAAATATTACTAGCGGGACCTGAGTATGACGATGCAATCCAGCGATGTACAGTCATAGCAACTGAAGATTACAATTATGCAGAAAATTCACTCAAAAGTGCTTATTCTGCTCTTGCGAGTTTAGCTAAAAATCTTGAAAAAGCTACTGAGGCAATACAGCAAAAAACAAGCAATAAAGGACAAGCTAATCAAGCTAAAAAAGTAGCAGAACAGCTTGAAAGTACGAGAAATGCTCTCTCCGCTAAAACTCTCAAAGAGCTTGAAGGGGTACGTGAATTGCTGCGTGCAAAACAACGTGCTTTAAAGCATTTCAGTATCGCCTTCATAGGTAAAACTAAGGCAGGCAAAAGCACTCTCCATGCGATTATTACAGGTGGTGGCTGGGATGCTATTGGTGTAGGTAAACAGCGTACTACTCGTTTTAATCGAGTTTATGAGTGGAAAAATATTCGGATTATTGATACTCCTGGGATTGGTGCACCTGGTGGTAAAAGTGATGAAGAAATTGCCGAAAGCATTATCGAAGAATCTGATGTTATTTGTTATGTAGTCACAAATGACAGCATTCAAGAAACAGAATTTAAATTTTTACAGTTGTTAAAAGAAAAATCAAAACCATTAATTATATTACTTAACGTTAAAAATAATCTTCGAGACACTCGAAGGTTAGAACATTTCTTAAAAGACTCAGATAAATTGTTTGTAATGGATAGTAAAAGCGGTTTAGGTGGACATATTGAACGCATCCGTCGCTACGCCAAACAGCATTACGCTAACGACTACTTTGATATTATTCCTGTAATGCTTTTGGCTGCACAAATGTCACGGGAATCAGAGCATCAAAAATATAAAGACAAACTATTTAAAGCAAGCCGTATACAGAATTTTCTTGATGCTATTCGGGTGTCTTTAGTTGAGCATGGAGTAATTAGACGTTCTCAAACCTTACTTGGTTCTACAGTTGGTGCAATTGAAGAGCCTAACAAATGGGTGACTGAGCAGGTATAAGCTTATCAAAACTTGACTAACCACTTGAAAAATATGCGTGATAAGTTTCAAGAGGAAATCACAAAAGCATCTAGGGATAATCACGAATATTTAATACAGCAAATTAACACAGTTTTTAAAGACGCATTCGATACAATTTAACCTTTTGCAGAAGAAAATTGGGATGCTGATGAAAATCAGTTGAAATTTAGATGGGAAAATAGGCTAAGAATATTAAAATTTCAAGATAGATTAAATAATACTTTTGAAGAAAGCGGAAAAAAATTCAATCACGAAATTGAAGAATTACTAGAAGAAATTGGTAGTGAATTACAATTGATGGCTAAGTTAGGAGGTGAAAATTTCAATTTTAATAAGCAAAGTAGTATTAACTTTAAAGATATGTTACGTATTGGTGGCGCTATGGTGGGACTTGCACTAAGCTTCGCTTTTGCTGCACCTCCACTTGCTATTTTTGTTGTGGCGATTGGTGCTGTTTTTAGTGTAATTACAAACTTTTTTAAGTCTCAGAAAGAGAAACAACGTGAAGCGGTAGAAAAGATTAGCCAATCTTTAAACAATCAATTAGAAGAGTATCAACGGAAAACTCTCAGCAAAGCCGCAGAAGAATTTAGCAAGTATTGTGATGCTGTAGCCGTTAATATTAATAATTACTTTGATGAATTGATTCAGGGAATAGAAAAAATAAGTAAGCATCTCGCCAAAGCTAAAAGTCAATTAGATGAATCTGCTAATTATCTTAACCGTGCTTATGCCAAGCGCGTTATCGATTGGTGTTTTGAAAAATACGAACAATTAACAGATGAAGGGATTATCAAAACCATTGGTAAAGTACAACGTAATTTTGGACGAAGTATAAAAATTCAAACAAAATATAAATTGACTTTTGTAAAATCTCAAGAAATAGTTAACAGAGTTTTACAAGAAGACATTTATATTATTTCACCAGAAATATCTCGATGAACATCTACAGGTGTACAAGCTTTCGATACTTTAGTAAATACTAAAAATTTTTCAACAGGATTAAAAATGCAAGTCGTATTTTTCGCTGAATTTTGTGGACGCTGGGGTTGTTCTTGGCAAGAAAGGATTTTGACTCTATTGTTAATGTCATTATCCAGGCTCGGTCTATTTGGAACAATGTTGCTAATAATACTTATCATCTTTTTACCAATAGTATTTATTTGCGATATTTACGAGAGAATAACATATTTGATGTTGCCAGAAGAATTGAAAAAACAAAAAGAGTTAGATTCTCAAAAAATGCTGAACGTATAAATTTTGCAATCAAAGGAGAAAAATTAATTTATAAACTGAGACAAAACAATAAAAATAATAGCAATTCGCAAGAGTCTCAAACACAATATTTATGTTCAACGGAAAAAGCTGACCTAACTAAAACACGTAGATGGATAGGATGTGCAGTTAAATTAGTTAATGAA
Above is a genomic segment from Fischerella sp. JS2 containing:
- a CDS encoding GTPase, which produces MSPLTSKQINYQFLLLTHMVCADEQIHSEEAKVLRELAQNTNMGTHTIEEMEKILSQDENFVSVENVARQIQQSEQSEAMRQIIAIAYIDGYFSPLEREMADHIAKIWNWSNSEIERLLEQTEKLDRVKRTTDNRDESELSVGARLLKGVDSVLSRALVDNLAKVAPENLGRRIEQLRKEILLAGPEYDDAIQRCTVIATEDYNYAENSLKSAYSALASLAKNLEKATEAIQQKTSNKGQANQAKKVAEQLESTRNALSAKTLKELEGVRELLRAKQRALKHFSIAFIGKTKAGKSTLHAIITGGGWDAIGVGKQRTTRFNRVYEWKNIRIIDTPGIGAPGGKSDEEIAESIIEESDVICYVVTNDSIQETEFKFLQLLKEKSKPLIILLNVKNNLRDTRRLEHFLKDSDKLFVMDSKSGLGGHIERIRRYAKQHYANDYFDIIPVMLLAAQMSRESEHQKYKDKLFKASRIQNFLDAIRVSLVEHGVIRRSQTLLGSTVGAIEEPNKWVTEQV